CAATTCTCGACGACAAACGGGTGAATGAGGCGATTATTGCGCCGGAAGTAGTTCTGATCGATCGAACAGGTAAAAATCTCGGCGGAATGTCGCGCGAACAAGCGTTTTTTCTAGCTCACGAGCAGGGCCTCGATCTTGTTGAGGTCAGTGGACAAGCGACGCCTCCTGTTATAAGAATTCTCGATTTCGGTAAAGAGCGCTACGATCGTGAAAAGCGAACTCGGAAACAGCGCGCCAAGCAAAAATCAGGCGAGATGAAGGAAATAAAATTAAGTTTTCTAATGAGTGAGCACGACTTTCAGACCCGAATTCGTCAAGCGGAAAAATTTATTGCGCGAGGAGATCAGATTAAACTCGGTATGCGCCTGGTCGGTCGAGAAAACGCCTTCGCCGAACAAGCTAAGGAGAAATTTATCCGCTTTGCTGAAATTCTAAAACTCAAAGTACCCAACATTACCAAGCAAGGGAATCGTCTCTCGGCAATCTTAACTCGATAAATCAGGTTGAATTATTAGGAAAGATCCGATAAAATTTCAAACAATAATCATGCCTAAGCTTAAAACTCATAAAGCGGCTTCTAAAAGGATTCTAAAGCGCACCCAAAGCGGTGTGTTTATGGCGCGAGCAATGAGCGCCCAACATCTAACTGGCGGCAAGGCGGCGCGAGTGAGTCAGAATGCCCGACATGTTCGAGCGCTTTCGCGCGCGAATAAGAAGAATCTAACGAAACTCTTGCCCTATTTGAGGTAATTATGGCCCGTGTTAAACGAGGAATTCAGGTTCGCAAACGTCACAAAAATCTCCTTAAGCGCACTAAGGGTTTTCTTCAGGGTCGAAAAAATCTTGTTAAAGTGGCTCGTCAGGCAAGTGTGCGGGCAATGCATAATGCGTATCGAGATCGGCGTGTTAAAAAACGAGAGTTTCGTGCGCTTTGGATTATTCGTCTCAATGCCGCTCTCCGTCAGCATGAACTAACCTATTCAAAATTTATTCCTCTCATGAAAAAAGCGGAGTTAAACCTAAATCGTAAGGTACTTTCTGAACTCGCCTCTAGTCATCCAGAAGAGTTTCAAGCCTTGCTAAAGCGCATTCTGAATACATGAGTGAAAAACCATTTATTTCGGGAATTCCAGCTGATTATTTAGACTTACTGCAAGAATTGGAGCGCCGCGAAGCAAAGAGTGTTTCAAAACCAAGAGTGAGCGACATTCTCGGACAAGGTCGGTTAAACTTAGATGTTGTATGATCTATACAGACCGCTTGCGAAAATGAATCAGCGTTAGAATGCCTAAACCCGTTAAAATCGCAAGATCGGCAAGATTAAAGAACGGCAACCAATCCCCAAGCGTAAACGGGTCGATAACCGCCCCGACCCGCACTCGATCGACTAAATTACTCATCAACCCAGCCAAGATGAAGCTGTACCCTAACCTGGAAGTTTTGTTCTGATCTCGATGAGTGATCTGTAAAACCATCACCCCCAGAATCCCAGCGCCAATCAACCCAAGGATAAGGGCGGGCTTTGAATTAAATGCACCAAAGGCGATCCCGGAATTCAAAACTGCTTGCTCAAAAAGTAAAATTTTGGTGCCTTGGTCTGCTAAAATAATGGCAAAAATAATTAAAAGAAACATAAACATTTGGTCGTATAGCTCAGTTGGTTAGAGCGTTGCGTTCACATCGCAAAGGCCCCTGGTTCGAGTCCAGGTACGACCACCATCATCACTGTTGATTTTGATAACTTGCTTCGAGTTTTGCGATAAAATTTTCAATTTCATTATTACCAACATCCTTAACGCGTAAACTTCCCTCAATGGGGGTACTCAAGGCGAAACCGTGAAAAGCTGCCGACTGGTGATATTCTGGAAAGTTTTGTGCCAATTTAACTCTAAATTCTGAACATGCTTCAAGAAAATCCTCGATTTGATTATCATTGAGTTTATTTTGAAGTCGAATAATACGATTTTTAATCTCATTATAAAAAGATAGAAGTTCAGTCTGACTATATTCTTGCTGTTCACCGTGTTCTTTTGACATAATTTTCCACCTATTTACAAAATGAATTCTTAATTTCTAAATTCTACGCTATACTAAAAGTTATGAGAACAATACCGTCGCCTTATACTGGCAAATCGCCGGAATCAGCCTATGAAACACTTCGAACGATAGTGCTTGTATTGTTAGCGGCATTTTTGGTACGATCTTTTATCGCCCAACCATTTGTGGTGCAAGGTCGAAGCATGGAGCCAACTTTTCATCATCAAGATTACTTGGTTGTCGATAAGATTACTTACCGTCTTAAGAACCCTCGGAGAGGTGATATTATTGTTTTTAAATCGCCCGAAGAGCCAACGCAGAATTACATTAAACGCATTATCGGCCTACCCGGAGAAACGGTGATCGTCAAAAATGAGACTATCACCATTAATGGTCAAACTCTCAACGAACCTTATATTGAAACGATCACTGCTCAAGATAAACTCACTCGCTCTCCCAGTACGTTTTTAATGGAGCAAACACTCAATGAAAATGAGTATTTCGTTATGGGTGATAATCGCGATCATTCATCTGATTCACGACGCTGGGGACCTTTGCCGGAGCAGAATATTTTAGGTCGTGCGATGGTTACTGTTTTACCTTTTTCTGATTTCGAGCTCCTGAAAACCCCTGATTATTGATGAGTTACGTAGATGTCGTTGTGGATCGGCCTGGACAGGATATTTTTAGCTATCGACTCACACCGGAAACATTCTTAAACTCCCGGCCAGGAACCTTAGTCGAGATTTCACTTGGCAATCGAAAGCTTCCGGGTGTGATTTGGCGATTACGTAAAACAGTTAAAGCCGAAATTAGGGGCAAGCTTCGGCCGCTTAATCGCATTCTTTCTGAAGGCGTCTGGGTACCTAATATCTCGCGCCTAATCGCTTTAGCGCTCGCCGAATATTCAGGAGAATCAATTGGCGTTTGTCTTTTTCGCCTTCTACCTTCAATAGCGAAACGCAAATTTTTGGCACTTCGACCAAGTTTTCCGCATACACAGATCGGCAAACGCTTCCACTGCTATGGAATTCGTCAAGAACGCTATCGGCAATATCAAATGCTTATTGAAAAATCTCTGTGCGCCAATCGACAGACGCTTTTGATTGCGCCGCGGGAACAGCACCCAGCGCTTTTTAGTCAGCTCATGTCTCTTGCGCCACAGATTGAGGCTGTAACAGGTGATTTAACGCCCACTAAACAACGTCAAATTGCTACCGCTTTCTCGGCTGGCCTGCTCCCAATTCTAATCGGTACGCGGCATATCGTCGGCTGGCCTGCCTACTCGCTGGGCTTGATTATTGTTGAAGACGCCTACCATCAAGGTCATACCGACGATCAGCGACCATATCTAGATTCGGCTACTATTGCTTATGTTCGCGCTTTAAGTCAGGGCGCAAACTGTCTGCTTGGCGCTTCTCTGCCGACACCCGCCCTCATTTTAGCCGAACAAAACGCGATCGCCAGTCGCATTCAAAGTCGCACTCCCGCTTTACTCGCCTCTGTAAACTATCTCCATGCCCAAGGCGGTTTAGCGTTAAGTAACCAAGTCTGGGAAATAATTGAAATCATGGCGCGCGAAAACAAGTTGGTTCTCATCATTACTCCACGCGGCGAGGAAGATAAGAGTAGTTTCAGTGTTAAGGCTTTGCGCAAACGTCTTTTTGAACGTTTACCGAAAGCCAAAAATT
The DNA window shown above is from Candidatus Berkelbacteria bacterium and carries:
- the infC gene encoding translation initiation factor IF-3, which encodes MNEAIIAPEVVLIDRTGKNLGGMSREQAFFLAHEQGLDLVEVSGQATPPVIRILDFGKERYDREKRTRKQRAKQKSGEMKEIKLSFLMSEHDFQTRIRQAEKFIARGDQIKLGMRLVGRENAFAEQAKEKFIRFAEILKLKVPNITKQGNRLSAILTR
- a CDS encoding 50S ribosomal protein L35 translates to MPKLKTHKAASKRILKRTQSGVFMARAMSAQHLTGGKAARVSQNARHVRALSRANKKNLTKLLPYLR
- the rplT gene encoding 50S ribosomal protein L20, whose translation is MARVKRGIQVRKRHKNLLKRTKGFLQGRKNLVKVARQASVRAMHNAYRDRRVKKREFRALWIIRLNAALRQHELTYSKFIPLMKKAELNLNRKVLSELASSHPEEFQALLKRILNT
- a CDS encoding signal peptidase II, whose translation is MFLLIIFAIILADQGTKILLFEQAVLNSGIAFGAFNSKPALILGLIGAGILGVMVLQITHRDQNKTSRLGYSFILAGLMSNLVDRVRVGAVIDPFTLGDWLPFFNLADLAILTGLGILTLIHFRKRSV
- the lepB gene encoding signal peptidase I codes for the protein MRTIPSPYTGKSPESAYETLRTIVLVLLAAFLVRSFIAQPFVVQGRSMEPTFHHQDYLVVDKITYRLKNPRRGDIIVFKSPEEPTQNYIKRIIGLPGETVIVKNETITINGQTLNEPYIETITAQDKLTRSPSTFLMEQTLNENEYFVMGDNRDHSSDSRRWGPLPEQNILGRAMVTVLPFSDFELLKTPDY